The stretch of DNA AAGGTGAGAGATTTAAGGATTGGTTTCCTTCCAAATGTTTGGAACATTGGAGTGGAGAGGATGACAATAATAGTAAACAATCTATGAAGAAGGATGTTGGGGAGTAGGAGAAGATAAGGGTGAACAAGAAGcggaaagaaaagtaaaaaatcatatcaaatcaAAAGTTAACAAGTATAAAATAAGGGTAGTGCATGAATTGCATTGTTCCATTATATATGGTTTTGGTCTTTCACGTGGTAATAATTCTACTTCGGACAAGTTTAGGGAGGGTTATTGGACCTTTGAAAGCTGAGACGTGTGGTTGAAAAACGTAATATGTTGAAGGGGTTATTTATAAATTATCCTGTAAgcatttataaaatataaatactcaAATCAAATAAACACGCACACGTATTTGCAGTGTCGGTATGTATCCCAAAAATATTTGTATGACTACTTTGTTCTTGTCCCAGGTGCTTGGAATGTGAGAAAAGGGAGGAAGAACTTCATTCAAAGGTGTGATTAATTAACTTTTGCCTTCATATTATTGTTGCAAGTCTTTATCATACCGTCGGTACTCAGCGGTTGAAGCAGTACCtgatttcaaaatgaaaatcATCTACTCATCATATGTTTTATTCATGTGGTTGTCGCAGGTTAATAGGCTTCGGAAGGAGCTAAAAGAAGCTCAGCGTAAGTATGCGCATTTGCTTGTGGAATCAAGGTTATTAGACAAAGTCAAGCCGGAGGAAGATGTATTTGTTTAAGGAAGTGCCCATTCTTGCAAATGAATTTTAGTTTTAGCTATTGTTGATAAAGCCTTGTACCTTTCTCTGTTGCGGGGGAATTTTACCACGATTCCTCATTTTCTTTCGTTTATGGACCATAATGATGGAAGGTGGGAATCAAAGTTATCGCAGATTGGCGTTTGCCTCATTGATATCTTTGTGACCTAGTTACCATTTCTTTTAATTTGGGTAAAATTGCATCTCATTTTACGTGTTCCAACTCAAATGAAAATGGGTACATTTTATGGACTCAAATATGGTCATTTTTGTCAGTTATGAGGAATTAATGGTGTCTTCTTTACCCAGATAAACTGGACTACGACTGTATGACCGTTGATGAATAGGGCTACGCAAAGGCTCGATAAGTTTATTAACAAAATATACAAGCCCTATGTTGTGAAGAAGGTAGAGAGGCTCGGTAACGATATTGGTTATGCCATTTTGAGGGAACAATATATTGAAAGATCATCTTATTCAACTGTACTTTTAGATCCTTGTCTTGCGCTAATAGGCACCTTCCTACAAAGTAATCGCCCTGTCACATTTGATGAGACATTACACTTGTAACAAGATACCAAGTCGCAACATGGCTCATTCATTTGTCTCTTTCTTATTCTTAATAGTATTATTATTGCTCTGACCATAGATTGGAGAGCTATATTGATCTTGATTATAGAGCGGACTCCACATAATAAGCCAGTGgggtgtttgatcatgaaaattaaaaaaatttgaagttattttactttttttggtttttcacattttcaaattgtatttgtaatttttatggccaaagaTCAACTTGAAATTGTATTTGGCATAAAGTGAAAAGTTTTTTccgaaaaagggaaaaaaatttcACGACCAATGTGGAAATTTTTTCTCGCTAAAAGCTAATCTGATGACGAACTTGCAACTATTTACCATCTTTTTTGTTTTGGTTGAGTTTATTTCTTcgtaaaaatatcaaagtattaGACTTATAACTTTAAATTAAACCAGCATAGATCCTATTTATCGATTTCAAATTTTCCATTTATTTGaggttttttgaatttttcaagtgtGTTCGTTCAGTCTCTTCTTTACTCTTCAAACACGTAGTCTCGCTTTTTTAACATACAATACATCCATAATAATTTGCACTACCTAGTAGAAATGCTACACGTATAATGTATGCATGtacaatcataattttattatacaataaagtagaaaagaaaaagaacacgACATATATGCTAGCTTTAACAGAATAATAATTCTTGCTTCATTTAAGGTGTAACAaaaacaaaatcataatctaattACTCCACATTTTAAGCATGCGCCGACTGTCCCAACAAAAATCCATAATTACCGAAACTACCAATGAATGAAACGTCGTCGTTTAATTTGTACAACTGGAAAAATCAGCTTTTGAATGTGGCAGCTTTCTAGCTTTACTTATTTCCCCCAGTTTTTCTGGCGTTCATCACATAGATAGTAACAGACGTTGAAGCAACGTACTAAATTTCCTTCTCATAAACCCTTATCGGTAAGGCGAATTCGCCAGATTTTTTatctgtttttgtttttgttttcgcTTATTTTCAGTGACTCATTGTTCGTTGTATGctagttgatttttttattatttttttttagaaaaaactaCAATTGTATGTGTATAGTGGTTGTTGTACAAAGAAAATAGGTTGATATGGCATGTAAAATTGTGATATGGTTGTGTATAAAAGTTATTTATATGCTGGActgatgaatgaatgaatgtgTAGGGTGATGTGAGTTGATGTACGCTTTATTGTACTTTTTAGGGTTTACGTAAACTTGTAGATGattgttgtggttgttgtatGAGGTAGGGGTAAAGGTATGGGTATACTCTATCCTTGTCAGagcccacttgtgggattatacttggtatgttgttgattattgtgGTTGCTACACGAGGTAGGGTTAAGACGTGTGTATACACTCTACCTTATGGGATTACACAGTGTAATGTTGTGGTAGTTGCACGAGGTAGGGTAAGGTATGTGTATGTTGTATCCTCCTCGGAGCCCACTTATGGGATTACTCTGATGATATGTTATTGATTGTTGTGGTTGCTTCACGAGGTAGAGGTAAGGTATGTATCCTCCCTAGAGCCCACTTTTGGGATTATACTGGGTAAGTTGTTGATTGTTGTGGTCAGTGGCTGATCTACACTATAGTCAGGAGGTTCATCCGAATCCCTTCGGcggaaaattatgttatatatacatgattaaaattattttttatgtatatatattagctGTTGAACCCCTTTCGATTAGTTTTTATATTCACTTATGAACCCCCTTAgcgaaaattctggctccgccactggttGTGGTTGTTTCGTGATGTAGCTGTAAGGACCTTCCCCAGAGCCCTcttatgggattacactgggtatgttgtggTGGTTGTTCCACTAGTTAGGGGTAAATATGTGTACACTCTACCTCCTCAGTGCCCACCCGTGGGATTAcacagggtatgttgttgttgttgattgttgtGGTTGTTCcacaaggtagaggtaaggtaTGCATACATTGTATCCTCCCTATagcccacttgtgggattacattgggtaCGTTGTTGATTGTTGTGGTTGTTTTGTTGGTTTGTAGAAATTTGATTAGGTTGAAGAATTGAGAGAATGAGTAACGCAAAGAGGCTGGAAGAGAGTGTGAAGACGCTGGAGGAGGGCATTGCGAAAGTGAAGTTGATTATGGATGGTTACCCTGCCTGTAAGCTGTTCACATCAGAAGAATACATGAGATATTATGAGTATCCTTGAAATTTGTTATGGTTTTGCTTATCTTATTGCTATTAGTATTACACTATGTTTTGAggatattgtttttttttaataataacttAGAAATCCCTGAGGTGAATGGCAGATCGTCCAAAATTTGATGGACAATGGGTCTACCACCTCTACCTTTCTACACTTAGGTACCAATCTTTTGTATGTGTCAAGGTTTGAATCCCTTGCGAGCTAACCTACTCATCACAAGCTACACTCTTACCACTAAACCAAAGCCTTGTGGCTGTTTTGAGAGGAGGGAGGTGTAAGGAGGAAGAAGATGGATGATTTATTAGTAAATTGCTTTTAGCTGTTTAGTACAGTTAAAAGGAAGTAAACTGATGTAGTTCCTCCTTTCCGTCTGATTTTGGATGGATCAGACTCTCCTTtcttaacaaaaacaaaaatgaatctTTAATTTTCACTCCGTCAGCCTCTCATCTTCTTACTCCAACCAAATCTAGCGATATTTTTCCGGTAGCTCAATTGCAAAAAGATTATTCTTCAGATCCCAGAAATTAATACTTTGATCAGCTAATGATGGTTCGTTcaaatcttcttttgtttttccttgTTTTAGCTTGATGAACTTTGCTTGGATTTTGGGATtgaattttctctctctttatataaATCAATTTGGATGTGTATCATGGGTAGACGTTGTATGATcaatttggttttgtttttattgattttgtgttTTCCTTTTAAATGGAGTAATATGACTATGACTCTATGAGGATTCGTATAGCTGACCCCAACTTTTTTGGGACTGAAGTATGTAATTGTAGGTGTTGCTATTGTGATTCCCTTCCTTTTGACTGTTTGTTTGatcctttctatttgtattttccTTGTTGGTATTCTAATTTGTTTTACAATAAACTGAACCTGCTTGCATCAAAATGTGATGGTAATTATGAGTACAATAACAATGATGGCTTGTTCAAGTAGTATGCAATTATGCATACATGTCTCTGAATTACCATTTTAATCTTCGTATGTGTGAAAAAAGAGATGCAAGAGATGTTCATGCACATACATTTACCCAATATGTTCATATGTCGATATCAACATGGCTTCTACCAGCATATTCGACAAGATAATCATTTCTGCGTTTCAATTATTCTCTTTAGTTACATTGCAGTACTGCCAAACTTAGTTAGATCTAACCTTTGATTAATGTTCCAAGTGATGTTCTAACATAACTTCAGAAGtgtatggtttttttttttttttgctgccCTCCCTCGCCCCTTCcccccaaaattaaaaaaaaggaaggaTTGTGAATCACTTAGAAAGAATTACAGTGAAGGAGGTATAGCTTTTATTATTTCTTGCTTTGTACTTGTTCTGTTTGTTTAATTCTTAGGAAAAGGAGGTTCATCTCTTATTATTTCTGCCTTTGCACTTGCCCCGTTTGTTCATAATATAGTCCTAGAAACTTTAGTGTGTTATTATTTTCTCTTGCAGTATGCATCTTTAACTCTTAATAGCTGTGTTTATCTCTTGTGTATTCAACCTCCCCCTCATGATTTATCAACAGAAATTCTTCAAAGGTATCATGCTACTTTGGATGAGAGTTTATACTTCAGGGTGAGTTTTTATGGACCATCAGTGGGAAacttcatttaaaaaaatcatattttctcTAAACAAAATTATTACTTCAGTCTCATCTTAACTATGACTAAATCTGCTAAAGTAACTTAATTCAATGTATGATTATTGTCTTTCATTTGGTCATCAGCGTACAAGTTGTCACCCTACATTTTGAACAGGTAGAATGCAGATGACGTACAATTTACATCTGTTTGCTGGTTTATTTGGATATGAAATGCTTcacaaaattgatttttctttgtaACATTGTAACTAAATGCAACCAAGATTCTGTAGTAACAAAGATGACTTGGCTAAGggaaatttttttcacaaaaaaatgaaataagataatTGCTTCAGTTGTTCAAAGAACACTGTTCCATTTGATCAGCTTATGTTTAAGAGTATATCTGGTGGTAGCGTTTAGTAAGTGATCTAATGTGCTCATTGACGCAGTTGGCCTCTGTCCTAATTATTGTGATTGGAGTAAATTACAATATTTGGAGAGCATATACTCTTACTGATGAGTTCTGGATCAATGGTTATTTAGCAAAAGGAAAATATGTTGGTCCTTGACTCCTTGTCTCTTGAACTTTGTACCTGGATTGCTGACTAAAACATATATCCAGTTTTAGTAGTTTTCTGCTGCATTGGAAGTGCAGGAATGCACTGAATGTGGGTTTTTCTATTATTAGCAACTTCTTCGCCTTGTCCTGCACTGGATAATCTCCTGTGTTGaatatcacttttcactttgcTTCTAGGTTCTGCCTTTTCTGAAAGATAAGAGCGGTGCCTCTCTGTTAGCTGAATTCTTACGTGTCTGGACAAACTACAAAGCAATGGTGAAGTGTCTCGGAGGATTTTTCCTTTACCTTGACAAAAAATGCACTGATCAGAAAAGTTCTGCACCCCTTAAGGAGGTTGCTCTTTCTTGTTTCCAGAATAGGGTAAATGTCTCTGTATATTCTACAGAAAGTCATCACTACATAGAAACTTTCTAAGATACTGATTTTCATTTGCCATTTCAGGTTTGCTCTGTTCTCCTTCCAGAACTTTTTGATGCTGCACTTTTACTGGTACTTTTAAGTGGCATGTCAGGTTTGTTGTTAATTCCAACTTTGAAAGCTAGTGATTTACAATATGCCACATGCAGGTAAGTCAAGACCGCAGGGAGGAACCAATTGACAGGAGCCTACTACAGGGCCTCTCtacattttttttggaaaatggtGGGCCAAAGAAAGGAACATACTATGATATGTTTGAGGAGAAATTGCTTACAGATACTTCCAGTTGCTACTCTGGGTTTGCCTCTGAGTGGCTCCTTAGCTATTCTTCGACAGATTATATATTGAAGGTTTCTATGCTTGTCTTAAAATAGCAATGCGCTGGacgatttttttttctttcatataatATCTTATATCTAACAAACCATTCTTCTCTACTATCGTTCTAATTGGAGGTGCTATTGTTAGGTCGAACGGTGTTTGAATGATGAAAAAGGAAAGTTGAGTCAGTTCCTGTATCCCTCCTCTGTAGAGAAGCTACTTCAGGTACCGCTTTTCATTCCTTTACTTTCTTAAAGTTTGTGATCAAGATCTCAATATGTTATTTGATGATTTGAGAGAAAGACTTCAAATATTATGGACGTTTTGCTAAACTCGTCTGTCCTTATCATAACGGTGAAAAATATGATCGCAACCTTTATCTTGAGGCTATAAATCTTCCATCCTCCTTGTTCAATATCCTGCATGTATAAAATTCATGATCTTTGGTTTGatgtgatttattttttcattttttctttatgagGTAAACATTTCATTAATCACAAGGCCAAAGCCGGCCATATACAAGAAGTATACCAAAAAGTAAAGAACCTACAACACAACATGGTTCTCTGCAAAAGACACCCAATCCTCTATACAACCGGGCACTACAAGggttcaccaaaaaaaaaaagggaccGTAGGCTACTTCTCAACTGGCCAAAATTCAATTCTACCCCTTCAAAAGCCCTCCTATTTCTATCTCCCCAAACAATCCACATCAAAGCTAAAGGAACAACATTCCATGTCTGGCACTTTCTCTTGCTTCTTCCAGCTTTCCAACAAGACAACATTTCCTTCACAGTTCTCGGCATCACCCAAGAAATACCAAACTAGCTAAACTTATCCCACCGCAGTCTTGTGGTCAGGTTGCAACGTAATAGAAGATGATCAACCTCCTCATTTGTCTCTTTGCATAAGTAACACCAGCTAATGCATATGACCTTACTTTTTCTTAGGTTCTCCGCCATCAAAATTACCTCTCTGGCAGCTAACCAAGAGAAAAAACTCACCTTCCTCGGCACTTCAGGAATTCAAATCGACTTTACGGGGTTAGCCTCCAGCTTCCTCACCAAGAGCTTCTCATAGAAGGACTTGACAGAAAAAAAACCCAGTTACTCCCCAACTTCCATTTCAGAGTATCGAGTCTATCGATTGGATCGCCATACGGATGAAGTAGAGCTGGAAACCTTTGAAATTCATTAAGCTCCCAGTCTTGAAAATTCCTCCTAAACCTCAAATCCCAAAACGTTTCTTCCCCTTGTAACCCTCTAATAGGAGGGATTACCGCAATCCTATAGAAGCTTGTGAACTCATCTTTTAGTACCACATCTCCACACCATTTGTTTTTCCAAAAACTGTCTCTCCTCCCATCCCCTACCCTGAATGAGATGTTAACCTCAAAATCAGCCCATCCCTTCATAATATTCCATCATACTCCACATCCATACGCCATATTGATATCATTAGTTCTCCACCCCCTTCCATCACCCCATAATGGCaaggaatattttttattttttatttttatgaactaAGCAGATTCATTAATGGCATCAAGTTGATGCAAAAAGTACAAGAGTGCGCCATTGAGATTTAGCTCCAGATAACTACATTAAGTAAAATCTAGGGAGTTAAAGAAGTTGGTCTAAGCTATTTACAGGGGTCAGTATTGATCCACTGAATAGGTTTGTATACATCTTCGAGAAGTAATTTGAAGTTGAGATGCAATCAAAACATCTCCTGTTCCTCTCCCTCAATAAATATACATGGCTAGGGATATTTCATCGCTTAATTTAGCTGATcgtatttcttttattatctagcggtgtgttatcccattttgttgtttgtttttatgtttttttttggttatacTGTATCTGTCCTGAGGCGGGGTTCTGtgggaaacagcctttctacttcatctgaggtagtggtatggactgccaacactttaccctccccagaccccactttgtgggaatacactgggtatgttgttgtaatttAGCTGATAGTTAAATGCTTGTTGAAACTGTGGCTTTAGCACTTATGACTAGCTAAATTCTCAAGTCAGATACCTCCCAGACAACCCATTGCTGACTTATTTGTATTACGTAGGAGAACCACTAGGATAGACCATTCTTCTTGAGTTTCATGTATTCACATGAAGCCACAACATTGTACCAATGAATTTTGAATCAAGTTTAcatctctctcaagaaaaactATACCTTTTAGCGATACTTTTTTTCCCTAATGTTGATTGGTGTAAGAATATTTGTCCATTTCCTCTCTGTTGCTAATAAGTGAGTGTACCTGCACAGGAGTTCATCAGTTTTGTGACTGGACCAAACCCTGTGAAACAATGTACAACTATAGCACTTGAAATAACTTCTCCAGGTGCTTCTCGTACACACGTGCTGCAGTTGATTTAGATACCAACAATCTTACGATCATTCTGAAGAATGTTACTTTTTGAGAGAATGGTCACTGTAATATTTTTTGTTGCCTGTTCTtctttgtttgataaaatatgttagtGAACAACTCATTGCATCTAATTGATGCCATCCGTGGAACTTCTTCTTAGAAAAATAATGTTAGTGGACCAGTTAGTGATTCTCGACTGAAAATTCTTTTCAGGTTGTGCATCTGAAGTTGATTGGTGAAACTACAAGCCAGCTGATTGAAAAACAGAAGGCTGAGAACCTCAACTCAACAAGATATCAGGTTGCTTCTTTTTATTAGTCTCTTTATGCTTAAAAGAGAATGCATAtaaatgctctcagtagattttaGCTTTTTGTACCTAGCTTGCAGCATCTCCAGCAACGTAGGTGTAGTCCAACTatcttgtttttagtttttctttttcaattataaAGTTAATTGTTGCTTTTAGGTAAGTCACTTGATTGACCCATGGGTGGTAGATAACATAACCTTCTACAAATTTATATTGCATCAGTATTTGCGAAACACCACAACTTGCACCACTACTGTCTCTATTTTACTTCAGAAAATTAAGATGGATTATTCTGTACCCATCTTTCTTTTATTGTGGAATATTAAAAGGTAATGTTATGAATCTGAACTCGTGAGATTTAGGAGAAGTTCAATCCTATTTTTTTAATCCTACTATGCAAGTAGGGGGGAAAAGATCTAGTTTTTGGTAGAACAACTTTGTTGAAGCATAGACTACATGTAGATTGGGTTTTTTCTTAGGACATTCTTCGAGAAAACCTAATTGCAGTCAAAGCTGATGTATAAACCAGCATAAGTGCttgataattatatcatttaATTTAAATGTGTCAATCAAAGCTAGTATATAACCAGCATATGTTTATATGTACTTAAATTTTAGTGCATCAATAACCTATGTTCATTGTGTAGCATACATTAAGAAGTAGTTATATGTACTATGTAACTAAATGAGGATTCTGTAATTAAATCCAATATTAGTGAATGCCCAGAAAATATCCTTCCAAGTCATGATCAACCTTCAAATTTAACCAAATGTGAGGTTTAAAAGCAGTTGGATTAGACACTGAAATCAATCCCCAGTTAAAAACTGAAGTTAGATTCATTTCTTaggtgaaaaaaattaatgtattatTTAATGTGATCATAATTTGAGAGTTGGCAGATTGagtattcaaaaccaattttacTTTACATTTGAGAGGTCTCTCTTTAGAATATTTTATGCTTTAGGTTCAACTCAGCAATGACCTTCACCTGTCTTTAGTAGCTACGTTCTATTTTATTTCTGTGAATGattaaatctatttttattccacTTTATTTCTGTGAATGattaaatctatttttattccacctCGGCCATTAATTTCTGATGTAgcatgtttaattttttttcagtaTATGCTGCTAAGTgtttc from Capsicum annuum cultivar UCD-10X-F1 unplaced genomic scaffold, UCD10Xv1.1 ctg4021, whole genome shotgun sequence encodes:
- the LOC107855982 gene encoding cullin-1 isoform X1, giving the protein MSNAKRLEESVKTLEEGIAKVKLIMDGYPACKLFTSEEYMRYYDCVYLLCIQPPPHDLSTEILQRYHATLDESLYFRVLPFLKDKSGASLLAEFLRVWTNYKAMVKCLGGFFLYLDKKCTDQKSSAPLKEVALSCFQNRVCSVLLPELFDAALLLVSQDRREEPIDRSLLQGLSTFFLENGGPKKGTYYDMFEEKLLTDTSSCYSGFASEWLLSYSSTDYILKVERCLNDEKGKLSQFLYPSSVEKLLQVVHLKLIGETTSQLIEKQKAENLNSTRYQEVMVQALETASGKNARNYCPDVPI
- the LOC107855982 gene encoding cullin-1 isoform X2, which produces MSNAKRLEESVKTLEEGIAKVKLIMDGYPACKLFTSEEYMRYYDCVYLLCIQPPPHDLSTEILQRYHATLDESLYFRVLPFLKDKSGASLLAEFLRVWTNYKAMVKCLGGFFLYLDKKCTDQKSSAPLKEVALSCFQNRVCSVLLPELFDAALLLVSQDRREEPIDRSLLQGLSTFFLENGGPKKGTYYDMFEEKLLTDTSSCYSGFASEWLLSYSSTDYILKVERCLNDEKGKLSQFLYPSSVEKLLQVVHLKLIGETTSQLIEKQKAENLNSTRYQELLSRCSNLSIG